Sequence from the Cucumis sativus cultivar 9930 chromosome 1, Cucumber_9930_V3, whole genome shotgun sequence genome:
ATGAATTCTGAAATGAATTCTGAAATGAATTCTGAGTCCTATTGTAGATTGTGCGGTTCATTTCAGTCCTTCTGGAAACAGACAAGGTAACTGTAGAGAAAGTATTAATTTAACTCGaacaccatttttttttaaaaaatagaagaccTATCGACGAAATAAACAGCGTTAGAAAGTCATATACAATCtctatataattaatgttgTCATATTTTTAACGTCAACACTATTGCATATAAAGCCAAATCATGAGTAGGATAATTGTACTCATTCTTCTTCAATTATCTGGTAGCATAAGCTAAGCACCTTATTTTTCTGCATGAGAACATAACCTAGTCCCTGATGAGGAGCATCCTATTGTAAATTTGGAGTACAAAGCAGGCATCCAAATTGTTAAACTATGTTCTGTAACACGTCATCTTTTCAGTTCCTAAAAGCTTTGTTCGCAGACTTTAGTTCACGCAACTTCAAGTTCTTAATCAAATTGGTTAATTGAAGAGCTAACTTTGATAATTTCCAGACCAAGAAAACAACATACCTCAGTAACTATTGTAGGCCACTCCCACTTAAGTACTGCTTCGACTTCTCGAGGATCCACTTGTACACTTTTGGTTGTAACAACATGACCAAGGAATATTACTTGTCTATGCCAGAACTCACACGCACTGAACTTAACATACTCTTTTTTGTCTTGTAATGTTGTAGATAGTATTCTAAGATGTTTcattgtgtttttattttcctttaaagTAAGCAATATATCTACAATAAGcacaatgacaatttttttttagattgatGTACTCGGTTCATTAAGTCAATAAAGGCAGTTGGTGCATTAGTCAAACCAACAACATTACAAGAAACTAATAATGCCTATTTCTCATTCTAAACATTATCTTTTGTACATTTGGTTTGCGAACTtatagaaatacaagttattgtagCCTCTTTTAAAGAATAACGAGACCAAAATGTAGAAGAAACATATCAAAACGCGAACATTATGCTGAAAACGCATAAGTACTTAGAAATATACTTTACATAAGCATGATGCCTATTTTAAACGGTTTTCAGTATCTAAATAGAGATCtatgaacaaaagaagaagttaaCAAATTGTAGAGTCTCGCGCGAGAAGAATAGGTGAGAAAACCAAATGACAATATGAGAAGCGGTCTGCTAGATGAtaagaatggtagttggagGTTATGTGACATACCACATATGGCTTTTGTCATACAAtgttgaaatataatattaagaaCATAAGTTTTCCCGCCAAAATCACCCTATAAAAAGTCTCCTTCACCAAAGAGGAGAAAGTTTAAATGGACCACAAAGACGCCTGAACAAGCTAAAAACCTAGAGAGAGACGAAAATGAGTAGCCTTTTCACCACCTGTAAAGTCCATTATCTTCTTCTCCGGACAGATTGTAGAGTAAGAGCTTAACTTTCAAATGgagaaaatttcatattttccatttccccctaatttgtaatattatCCATTTTCTTTGTCTTCCATTTCTGTATTTCTCTATAATATAtgtgttcatattgtacaatgtCTGAAAACctacattctttaatatattgcATTATTATACCCATTTCAATCCATCATGTCTTCACTCTCCATCAGTTAAtgtgttatttgtagtttagattagtgataagttcttgataagaagtttTGCTTATAAGTCTTATCGTGTTAGTTGAGCTATTCTCATCACTTGACTAGCATAAGTCGCCAACTACTTGAGAGGGTAAGTAGCAAGGACATGATTAATGCACGCAAGGAAGAGTTTTGTTCCTTTGCGAGATCACTTTCGAAATTCGTATCCCAAAAAAGTGAACAAGTGTGGGCATTAGGCGTTGAGAACTTGTTGTCCTTAATTTTCCTATACGATTTATAAGTGATCACTTCTAGATATATCTTGCCTAATCATTCTTAGTCATAGGATCTCTGAAGGTGATCATGTGTGACACACCTTAATCATAAGCATGGTTGAGTAAGTTATAGCACATCAAGGTTATCACATTACTTAATCGTGTGTGATAATGCATACACATTCCTTCTCTCACTTCTCGAATACAATTTAGTTCGCATTACGATTTCACCATCTTATTCCCTCTTTACAAACTCTCTAGGCTTAGTTACGTAGGTTTACTCTCGcattttttacatttgttataatttaattattttataccgCCTAGATGTTAAGTAATTCCTAGAAATAATGTCTTAAATCAATTTCTTGTGTTCGATCCTGGATTATCTAGGTAAGCCTACTGTTTCGCTTGCATTCAGAGAAGtagtaggaaaacttgtactcaatgAGGACATAGTTACTACGCGATATAGAGAGACATAGTGAGGATATTGCATGCAATGAATATGCTTAGTGACATATCGCCTAGACCAAAATATAAACTCCCCCTAAACCCTaatctttaatttatgatatCTTGATCTCAACTATTTTAAAGAACACTAAGGTATTCTTTAACCAATCAAACAAATCATCAACATGGCATTGAATATTTGCTATGGATTATTACCTAGTTTAGGTGTCGGTAATCGATACATAACCTTGGGATACAATCTTTTAACTATCATAACAAAATTAGTGCATCACATGAGGAAACATTCATGTTTTCTAGTTACTAAATGTAACTCTATCCACCAGTTTTCACAGTTGAGTTTTTAACTCCTTCACTTTTGTTGGTGCCATTTTGTATGATGTTATACTAGTTACTAAATCAAAAGTAAACTTAATCTCTCTATTAGGTAAATATTATTGGAAAACACATTTGAAAACTTGTGAGACCTTGGTCCAAAAGGAAGTCCTATTGAAGAAATATCCTGCCAAGAAaggagattttttttactaattgaAGCGTCATGCGGTGGCATATgatcattttaaacaaataattgtttttgaGTGGTTCTCACACATAAAACTGCATTTTGATTAATGGTTTTCATATGAGAAATCAATATCCTTGTGAATGATTTTCATGAATGTTTGAAGTGCTATATTATGTTTCTTATATTTGTAAGAATTTTTTTCTGAGTAATTACGTGGCTATATCCTTTCGTAATACGGTGACTTAAATGGTATTGTGTTGTTATGTCATTTTGTGTCGTTGGCCTAACATTTGTAATGATACTAGTCGTGTATTGTGTGGTGATGAGATCTATTGCAAGATATTAGTGGATATCTCAGGTAACTCGTGAGACGCTGATTGAGATGAATCCCAGGTTTAGGCGTGGAAAGAATCCTAGGCCCTTTAGGAGAGAAATGATTTATGAGACGGTGGTGGATATCCCAGGTAACTCGTGAGACAATGGTTGAGATGAATTCCAGGTCTAGGCGTGGGGAGAATCCCAGGCCCATGAGGCGAGAACGATATGCGAGGTGCTGGTGGTAATTTCAGAAAACTCGTGACACGTTAGTTGAGATGTGTTTCTGGTTTAAGCGAAGGGAGAATCCCCAGACTGATAAAGCGAGAAATGATTTGTGAGACGTTGGCAAAAATCCTCGGTGACTCGTGAGACGATGgttcaaatatgttttatagGTCTAGGTGAGGGGAGAATCCCCAAGTCGATGAGGCAAAAAATGGTTTGCAAGAGATACGCTAGTGGAAATCCTAGGTAACTTGTGAGACGCTGGTTGAAATATGTCATAGGTCCAAGCAAGGGGAGAATCCCAGGTCCTGGTGATGAGTAGCGATTATGTGATGATGTGAATCGTATGGATTTCTTCATAATGGTTTTGGCTGTTCTGACAAGATAAAAGCCTGTGTTTATGGATTGATgagttgatatatatatacttgagTATTTGACATAAATATTACttatatttcatttgttgTATTCTCCAAAAAGGTGTTCCTTAAACTCatcactcactaagtctttGACTTACGTTTTAAGTTTTCCCATCCTCAAGTTGTTAGGTGTTGAAGCCAAGTAAGTAATGAAAGACAGGCGTAGAAGCCAAGTaagtgaaaagaaagagggTACTTGGTTGTGTAGACTTATGTGGTATGCAAAGTTGTGTCATCCTAACTCCTGTTTAAAGATTTGATTGGTAAGTGAATCGCTCCTTAATATAGAGAGCTCAACTTAGATCAAGAAAGCCTGTCCAACGTTGAACGTGAAGGAACAGAGCTAGAGAAATAAATCCCTAAAGATTGTCATTAAGTTGGGTTGTTGGCGACTTAAGTAGAAGGATGAAATCAAAGTTCTTATACTCCTGAAAACATCTGCACAAAGAGCAGCGTTAGGCGGTGGACGAGGAAAGGTGGACTAGAAGTCAACTTTAGTTTATGTTCTACGAGAAAAAGAATGTCATTTGTAATGCATGAACCTTATAAAAGTGTTAAGCTAATAAAGAGAAGTAGttatgttattttgttgtttcattattatttctttgtGCTTATCGCCTAGGAGTTAAGGATGAGTTGTAACATATAAAGAGTATTAGACAATGGAGCAAAGTCCAAAAGTTGTAAATTATATTCCTCTGCAATAAGAAAGTCTAGGTTTGAGGCAAAGGCTTCGCGAAAAGACATGATAAGAAGTTGTTCCGCTTACTAGGCATTTAGCGTGTCATCTCGTGTGGAGATATGCAATGAGTGTCTAGACCACACGTCTCTATCTGGTCGCACAAAGTGGCATTTGGGGTGGGGTGTGAAAAACTTTTGTACCACAAAAACATTCTCAAATTTTGCGCGATCTGCAAAGGGTTCGATATGGAGTTGGTCGTCGTCCAGCGAGGCAAGTAAAGCAAAGACGATTGAGGTTGGCGTCAGTAAGTCACGTCGTGGCTGGAGTGCATCATGACTAACACATGATAGAGAGAGACACAAGAGCATCAACTGGTATTCGTCAACATGTGATTGTCGTCTGGTGTAGGAGATCGGCGTGTGAGGGAGAGAGATAGGTGGTTGGCAGAAGAGAAGTTTCGAGAGGAGGGAGACAGTCAACGTCTCTAGAAGAATGGGGcaggagaagaagagagttgaatcttttttcatatagaaattcattaaaaaggaaagagaaggaaatgaCCATAATACCTCCAACATAACACTAAACTTTAACTTTGGCCATTTTCTTagtattttcatcttttcaacacttaaattttcaagtcttttttccaaattaaatttgttctaattttcttattacaacACTTCAACcttaaacaattaataattatatttaatttaaacctgtttttcaaacttaaaatattaaataaatcaaatgagAATAGAATGAAAGATTACATACTCGCAAGCAACGACAACTACTGTGACGTTCTAACTCAATATTCCTTCTTTTGGTCTACAATTTCATCATTATCTCGGGTTttagtttcttcattttctttatctaagcttcataatgaaaaaagaagaataagagaTAAGTTAAagaatctatttatttttgtttttggaccatttttgtaaaaatgaaaagtaaagcAAGAAGAGAAGGATATAAAAACTGAACAACACAAATTTAGAGTAGATGAAGTTAAGAATGAGGAGATTTAATTGTCATTTGAtatgtattttgttatttctattcgattgatatttgtttgttatggTTGGTATTATATAACCTCCCCTCATAAACACTACTTATTATCACttgatatatgatatttaataaGTAATTACTAATGTGATATACCCAATAAGTTATACGTAGTTTCAATAGATTGCTAAGTGATGTTCAATGAGTTGTACCTTGTTATAATAATCCGATATAAAGACCTGTAAACTTGTAATAACTAAGTATAAGATATCAATTATATACAACATTGTTCAATATGttatcaataaatataaagtaaaCTACTTGGGAAAGAAATACCTCAAATATTTCATCTTCAATGTGTTAATATACCCCATCAATGTTTCAATATTATAAAGttagtataaaaaaaagtaactggatgaaaatcaaaagataTCAAATGACTATCATCATAAGCCTAactaattgacaaaaaaaaaaaaaaaaagtaataagatAACAATAGACAACAAATGTAAGGTCATTAGATAGCAATCAATATCATTTGCAATTAGATaataatcaatattaaattaacaatcAATATAAGATAGTAATCAGATAACAATGAACATCAAATAACAACAGTAATCACAACAATCAAATAGCAATCAATATCAATGTCAATTAATTAGTGGTAATTAGATAACAATCTGAAAACCatcaaacaataatcaaatggagtttcacatttttaattGTGAGAGCCTTTTGATCCTTCGACAGTTTCAATTGAATTAAACTGGTTAGTTTATCATTACTGTAAATTTTAAAGCGTTCGATTATAGactcaattttcattttatattggATCACAAactcaatatttattttatatttgaccaTAAGTAAAAGTGGTGCATTGTTGTGATTATGTATCATGATAAACGCTTGATAGTCAATAGTCAGTATGAAACATGATTCTTTCAAAGATAGTGTATCACAataatatacaataatacttCATTAGTTGCTCCCTATGGCATGATCCAAACCTTAAATCATTGGTCAATGCTTACtttaatgatttaaatatttcataataaCAATGGGTGttaattatcaaattgttTAAGCTCATAACATGCTTCTCTcctataattttcttaataacactataacaatttgaaagcaaaacgcaaattaaattataagatGAGAAGAAATTCAAAAGCATCAAACCATTTTAGTgagaaaaaattcaaattctaattaGAATTTGCTATGGTATTAAACTTACGTCAACCTATCCGCAAatctataataatttatattgttCTATGTGATATGAGAGATGAATCCATgtatttacattcttttttaaatacacatgttaaacttagaaaaaacaataaactaaaatatcaacaattaagttaaatatatattttaaataataaaaatcctCTCACCCTTTTTCTTTAGGGAAAGAGACAACTAAACATCTAaccacaaaatttaatttagttaattaagaatatattgATTATcgataaatattcaaatttttacatgcatttaaaatatttaaaatatacaagatgttttcaaatatagcaaaatgaatacaaatatttctaaaatataataaatagataaaaaattaatgataaactTTTGTTAGTGTCATCGATAGATATCGATAGAAGTGCATCAATCTCTATCACCAATAGTTCTATGACATTTTACCattacaattattaattagttatttcATTACTTCAatcttatataatattaatgaatataaatatCTACTTTCACCATTGCATGATGCACACACCTTTTATTTACTTAGCAGTATAGCCTGCATGATGCAGGTCTTCAGGagtatataaacaataatattactataaaaatatattgatttagcaaagatatttgaaaaacaatgcaTAATTTGAGACAAAATAAACCTGTGTGCTTGAAACACAcattcaaatgtttatttaaaaaagcaAGTCacttaaagaaaatggttaaaaaatgaagtgttttttaaaaaatattttatcaaaatagttaaaataaatgtgaattttataaaaaaacatgtacatatttatttttgaagtcGTCCTAAATTTTTAGTACCTTCTCAAATATGGACGTCAGTGTACAAAATTAcacattcaaataataaacaaattagatggtaagtataatttttacttttaaatgatGCTAAAgtataactttaattaaagCTTGAATTCTCCTACAAATAATGCAGCCTTTCAATACACCAAAGCCTCGAAATAGTCATGAAGTCTTTTTTTCTAACCCCTTTTGCTCTCTTCTTTATTGTTCTATCCTTCATATCTCCATCATGGGCAGTTTCTACTAAAACACATGAAGCTTTTCTCCAATGTCTTCTCAATAACTCTCTAACCACTAATTACTCCATTTCTAATCTCATTTATACTCCCATCAACTCCTCCTTTTATTCAGTCTTGAATTTCTCCATTCAAAATCTTAGATTTTCAAGGAAACAAACCCCAAAGCCACTCGCCATCATCACTCCTTCACATGTTTCACACATTCAAGCAACCATCCTTTGCTCCAAATCCCACGCCCTTCAAATTCGAATTCGTAGTGGTGGCCATGACTTCGAGGGTCTTTCTTACGTCTCCGACGTCCCATTTATCATTGTTGACCTAATAAATCTTAGATCTATTACAATTGATGTCGAAAACGAAAATGCATGGGTTCAATCTGGGGCAACTCTAGGTGAATTCTATTATAGAATTGGTGAGAAAAGTCAAACACTTGCTTTTCCTGCTGGCTCTTGTCCGACGGTGGGCATCGGCGGGCATTTAAGCGGTGGTGGATTTGGATGGTTGATGAGAAAATATGGTCTTGCTGCTGACAATGTAATTGATGCTTCTTTTGTTGATGCTAATGGGAAGGTCTATGATAGAGAGTCAATGGGGGATGATTTGTTTTGGGCGATTCGTGGTGGCGGGGGAGGGAGCTTTGGAATTATTGTGGCATGGAAGGTAAAGCTTGTTCGAGTTCCGGCGACGGTGACCATCTGTGGAAGTCAAAGAAGTTTGGAGGAAGAAGATACAATCAAGCTGATACATAAATGGCAATACATCACTAACAAATTGGATAAAAATCTTTTACTTGGCATTAGTCTCACTGGTATTAcaatatttctatttgtttttagttattttttaatatcaagtgaccattttttttcttttcttttcttttctttttgaaaagtaGCCCTAAAAGTGTTCCTTCCACTTTGTTTGTTGCCTACATTTTATGGGTGTGTTCAAAATCTAAtgtttaagaaagaaaaataggttTTACAaactctttttgtttcttaggAATTTAGTACACTTTGTTTTCCTAAAATCAGATGACAACCTGAGATGGCAACCTTAGTTTAAAAaggaattaagaaaacaagcatagtttttaaaaataaaaattagggCTGTATATGGAGTATaaaaacttttcttattttactcTAAGATAGTTGTTTTGTAACACAAACAATTATTACCATTAAGAGCTTAACTCAGTTGGTACATATGTACATCAAAACACTCACCATTGATTATAATTCAAGAAGAtttcacaacaaaaaaatgtttattataacatatttttgCTATTGGAATTTACCTATGAATTAACtctctcttgttttttttttaaaacttagttttttagagaacaatataatatattttgctCATGACTCTAACTTTCTctcaaatttgtttctatacttgttttatcataataaatttatttattaccctctatcttttatttaattttctacaGTACATGCATGTTTAAATATCTGAATTTAGTTGTGTAAGGAAAAGTTATTTGTTACCCtctatctttttcaaatatggtTATTGTTGtaaagaaaagttagaaattaaaacaaaaatcggaaaacaagaaacaaaattactaGAAATAGAAAACGAAAATTAGTTATCAATAAAACATGAATACACATTTGAAATTCCAATTGTTGATGATATGTGCAGGTGGGAATTCAACTCAAGAAAGTGGCAAAATAAACCCAACAGCTctattttcctctttctttttaggaaAGGTAAATGAGCTTATGCCAATTTTGAACACCAATTTTCCAGAACTGAATTTGTCAAAGGAAGAATGTTCAGAAATGAGTTGGATCAAAACAGTTCTAACAATGGCTGGCTTCCCCAACCAAGAACCCTTTGAAGTTCTACTCAATAGAACACCTCCTTTTGGTCTAAGCACCAAAATCAAATCTGACTATATCAAGAAACCAATGTCCGAGGCTGCATTCAAAACTATGTTGAAAAGATTGAAAGCTCAAGACATAGAAGTTGCACAAATTATGTTTATTCCTTATGGAGGAAGAATGAGTGAGATTTCCGAATCCGAAATTCCTTTCCCACATCGTGCTGGAAATATATACAAACTTGGTTACTATGTCAAGTGGAAAGATCAAAGCATTGATGCAGAGAAAAGGCATCTAAATTGGATACGAGATATTTATGACTACATGACTCCTTTTGTCTCAAAATCGCCAAGGGCAACGTATTGTAATTATAGAGATCTTGACATTGGAATGAACAATAAATATGGAAAAGCAACCTATAGTCATGCTAGGGTTTGGGGGTTCAAGTATTTTGGGAAGAATTTTGATAGGCTAGTGCATCTTAAAACTAAGATTGATCCCAATGATTTCTTTAGAAATGAGCAAAGTATACCTGCcctaaaaaacataaaatatagtGCAATTTGATAGGTTAAACTATGTTACTATGTCAGCCAATAATAGTTGACATGGTtacttcttatattttttaggttGGAATTTCAAGTTCTTATATTTGCACTTGTATTGTACTAAAACAGTGTGTTTAAGGTTTTCAATTTCGTATTTCATGTTGCTACTAAAAGTTTTGATATAGATAACCATGATATGACATGGTCATGGTCATGGTCATGGTCATGGTCATGGTCATGGTCATGGTCGCTAATTAATTTAGACgatgattttttcttcttgttaaTGGTGAGTCCAAGTATAGTGTACTATAGACTTCATTAATGTTAGTTGTGGTCTATATTCTTAGTCGTGgtctatttaataaataagttatatgTGAATTGATTTATGAGAGttagaaaaagttaaagagCGTGAGTTAAAATGTTAGagtttcatattaattaagcGTAGGTTTTGGGTTGTGTTTAATTTGTGGCATGAGTTATGCTCACGACAATCCTATAAATAAGATTGAAATGGTGTAATCTAAATCATCCAAGTGAGAAATAGAATACacacaaaaaattaaagtattccaataaagtttgttttatttcctctcaaatattttgtttgatgattATCTATTGGGGTGTTCATTATACGCTTCCAAtaaagtggtatcagagcttgagtttggaatataaaaaattatttttttttgttaatggcaaacaaaaatttagttCCCTTCCAAGTACCTCAACTTacgaaagaaaattataactGGTTATTCGAATGAAAGCTCTACTTGGTTCACAAGATGTGTTGGATATTGTTAACAGGAAAATTGCTTAGGATAGCATTTGCTTAGGAtaacattttgagaatatgatatagtTATTATAgcacattgttttagaatcttgcaaatatggcaaaattctcatttctctatcttaaatttgttattatttctaaactgcccttcaataacttatttttcttcctccttttAATGCcctactcattatttatttagtctCATTCATATTctcatcattcatatacttatattatatatattagttggttaatatacttgCTACGtgatttttcgtttttttaattttattgcagTTAATTAGAGgattattaagtatatgcaTGATGTAACTCAATGTATCTTTATCAAGTATACccttcaataacttatttttcttcctctttttaatgtcctactcattatttatttattctctcactttttaaagctctaattatttgtttattcttattctagaaatatcaatagtacaataattgcaatatgaaatataacgGTTGTTGATaagagtaatttaacttcatttgtgatttttttattttactttattcgatatgtattttgagttgaatctgattctaaattattttgttttatttttttacattaattttgttttggttttactttgtctctGTTTTGTATATCAATCttgtgatatatttatattacatgtattagttggttaatatacttactatgtgatttgtttttttaaattttattgcaGTTAATTAGAGTATTATTACGTATATAAATGATGTAActcagtgtatcattatcaagtatatcaacaatatattgttaaaacatATGAGTAAAGTGAAtaattatcaagtatatgaaccaagtttacaagtgtatatcaatagtatatcaagtgtataagtgaagaatactaaatCTATCTGCAGTGCgtcaagtgtatcaaacatatattagcaATGTTTCAGGTGTATCAAAAGTTATTGAGTGTATAAAAAAGTATCAGTGCACCAAGtacatcaatcaaatgtatcgggtgtatcaaggggtattaggtgtatcagacgtgtataaggtgtatcaaacatatattagtaatgagggcatttgtgacattttacctcttgatgtgtggaCTGAGTTTCGTTTTTGCCACTTTcgtaaataataaagtatgtgtgctatgaacttaattattataacttattttgccatttttgcaagtgcccCTTGTTAATAATGGTTATGAAGAACCAGAAAGTGATACAGTTTTGAGTCAAGCTCAATGAGAAAATTTACaacattcaaagaaaaaagatcaaaaggCTCTCACCATCATTCTTCAAGCCattgatgatttaaatttgaagaaaatttctgGAGCAACTACTGCACATCAAGCATGACAAATTTTGGAGAGGTGATTTCACAGCATATAAAGGAGTCTGAATCGGTTTCAGATTATACTTCAAGATTGCTCGCAGTagtaaatgaaatgaaaagatatgGTGAGACAATAAGTGATGAGCAA
This genomic interval carries:
- the LOC101213087 gene encoding cannabidiolic acid synthase, which gives rise to MKSFFLTPFALFFIVLSFISPSWAVSTKTHEAFLQCLLNNSLTTNYSISNLIYTPINSSFYSVLNFSIQNLRFSRKQTPKPLAIITPSHVSHIQATILCSKSHALQIRIRSGGHDFEGLSYVSDVPFIIVDLINLRSITIDVENENAWVQSGATLGEFYYRIGEKSQTLAFPAGSCPTVGIGGHLSGGGFGWLMRKYGLAADNVIDASFVDANGKVYDRESMGDDLFWAIRGGGGGSFGIIVAWKVKLVRVPATVTICGSQRSLEEEDTIKLIHKWQYITNKLDKNLLLGISLTGGNSTQESGKINPTALFSSFFLGKVNELMPILNTNFPELNLSKEECSEMSWIKTVLTMAGFPNQEPFEVLLNRTPPFGLSTKIKSDYIKKPMSEAAFKTMLKRLKAQDIEVAQIMFIPYGGRMSEISESEIPFPHRAGNIYKLGYYVKWKDQSIDAEKRHLNWIRDIYDYMTPFVSKSPRATYCNYRDLDIGMNNKYGKATYSHARVWGFKYFGKNFDRLVHLKTKIDPNDFFRNEQSIPALKNIKYSAI